The Bacteroides fragilis NCTC 9343 genome includes the window TGGCGGCTTGTGCTCTGGAAAGGGCTTCAGTGACACGCCGATTCTGCTCAAGAGCAGCAGTATATTGTTTCGTTCCGGGCACTGCATTACGAAGCTCTTTTCGGACACGGGATTGGACAGCAAGGAGTTCGTTATAAGTTGCTCCGGAGAGGTTTTTGAGAACTCGTTCTGTTTCGGCTAACTGTTTTTCGTAATTCTGAAGAGTTCGGTTTTTTGCATCCAGTTCTTTCTTGAGGTCTTGGGAACGCTTTGCATAGTCTGCTTCTCTTCCGGTAAGTGACTTGAGTTTGTCTTCAAGACGAGAAATACTTTCTTTTACCAGGTCTATCTTATTAGTGGCTTCTGAGCCATCAATATAAAGTTTGATACTGCGGTTTAGGTCGTTTGCCATATTAGAGACTGTTTCGTTTATCTATGTATATTCGGGTAGCATCAATCAGCATGGTGTCGAAATAACCGGTGACGATATCGGCTAATTCATTGATCCGGTTACGAATTACAGGATCAAACCATTCGTAGGCCCGGCGGTTGCCTTCATTCTGTCGTCCGAGTGATTTGAGATTTGTATGACGGACAATACCGGTATCGATCTCGACCCCATTAATTTTTTTGAGGTAATTCCATTTAGAACCGATGAAACCTCCCTGACCTTCACCGGCACCCTTGTGAATGTAGATTCCATGTCGAGGGAAGGAGAAACCAAGACGGTTGATAATACCGTATTTGTCGGTGTAGGCCCGTGGCTCAAGTTCGCGGGCTATTCGCATACTGCGGCCGGCTATTCCGGCTCGTAATTGTCGGAACACACTATCTTGCCACTTTTCGACGGCCTTGTTATATGCAGTCAGTCTATCAGCATCCTGAGCCATTGAAAAGCGTTCGGTTTCTGAGACGGTTTCAAGGCGGATGAGTTTGGGTGTCGGGCTGTCAGATAACTGTTCGGATCTACGCTGGGAGGCATTATAACGTTTGATCTCAGCGCTGGAGGTACTTAATCTTTTATAGAGTCCCATTGTTAATCCTCCCAGTATGTTTGGTCAATGAAATAGGTTTCAGGTTGAGCCAAAGAGAATGTCAGTACTACACCATAGAAATTATCACCAATCGGTCCAATACCATTAAATTGAATGGTATCGTCAATGAATTCTGAAATGTCGGGGTCTTGCAGGATACAGTTCCGAATTTGTTTTGCAACAGTTTTGCATTCTTTTGCTGCCTGGTTGATTGTTTCCGGACGATCAGAAACAGTGTTCTGTGCCACAATGAAAGAGAACATGTCATTGTTATTAAGCGCATCGGATTCGTTTCGTTTTGATTCAGACTCACAGCCATCAACTGCAATCAGGATCATGCCGGATACGGATGATAGTTTATCATTAAAATTATATAAGTCCTCAAGTCCGAAAGCGGTGAAGAATCTGGGCTTTTCGGGTGTGTGGGCAATAGGCTTTAAGCGGATGGCAAGTGTTTTGCCATATTCAAAGTGGTTGTATATCTCCATAAAAGTCAGGGGTTAGGTTATGGAGACAAAAATAGCCCGCGGAGAGCGGGCTATAAAGGACAGGTCAGGAGAACCAGAGCGTTAAGAGGATGATACCGGCGATAATGGATATACTTTTACCAGTTGCATTCCTACTTCTTCTTACAATAGCGGTCTCGACAGTGACAAAACCTATAATAATACAAAAGTCTATCATAGTTCTTCTCTTATTCGGGTAATAAAATCCGAATTAACTCACGAAGCTGCATTGCTGCACGTTCTTTTTCTATCGGTGATGTGCCTTCGGATAATAGGATATCGACGAGGGCTAATGCTTTCTCCTTATTCATGGCATTCTCCTTTCTTTTCTTTCTCAATTTGGTTAATAAGATTACGTATAGCGATTAATCTGTCATAGGAGATTTCGCAGAGCTGCTCACCATCGGCAAAAACGTTATAATAGATATTTGGTGTACTCTTTCCTTCATGAAGTACAGTGCACTTTTCGATCCAGGCTTCTTCCTTTACTCGTCCCATTTCGTACCTCCTTTCTTAGCTTTGATAACACAATAAATGGCTGCAAGAATGCAGGGAGGAAAGATGAACGTAGCACAAAGGCAAGCAATGGCACTGACATAGTAAGCGTCAGAGGAGGTTTTAACTTTGCAATCGGATGGGATAAAATCATCAATTGCGGAGTTGGACTGATGGGGGATTGTGGTGTGTTCCGGTGTGCGGAACTGAGGCACGAAAAGGGTGCCAGAATCTTTTTGTTTCATACGATAGGTTTTTAGCATTTTAGTTGAGAACCGCCCAACCAACGGAAGTGCAAAAACGGCTGCACTTTCCCGTTTCGCTAAAAACCTACCGTAGTTCACTCCGAAGAGACTAAAGTAATGGGAAAGGCAGCCGCCAATATTTAAACGACATTTTACTGATACCAATAAAATGATGAATATGGGCATAAAAAAAGCCCATCTATTTATGAGCATTATCCGTTGCTCTTCGTTCGTGATACCTCACGATAGGTTTTTAGCTTTTGCAAAGATGGGAATAATATTTGAAAGTGCAAAAATATGATATAAATATTATCTTATCAGTCCGGCATTTATTCACTTTTCTCTTTCTTGGATGAACTTATTTACCAATTCAAAATCTAACTCAAGTCCAAGGGTTTCCAAGTATGGTTTATATTTTCTTTTCAATGTAGATTGCTGTGCTGAATTATTCCCATTGTAGCAGAATGCTGCGATAAATTCAGGTTCTTTACTAATCGCCTTATACAATATTTTTTTTGCCTTGTCCGTTTCTCCCAAGGATATATACATGGCAAACATACCAGGTAAATTGTCATTGGTAACAATCTCTTTTTTGATTCTGGAAACATTTCGACATAAAACGAAGAAAAAAATCAGTGTAATAATCTCAACTACAGCTGAAGCAATTGCTATATCTAAGCCCATAATTAAATAATTTAAAGTATTAAAATGATTTTAATTTGTTACGATAACAAAGATAAGCTTTTTTTGCATATAAGCAACTGGGTGTTATGAAATAGAAATAAATTCTATTTCATTGTTTGTTCTTAGTATTTCAATAGCGTTTTGCAGTAAGTTTATAATGATAGATTTCACTTGAACAGGATATATACCAACAAGCCTTAAGATATGGACTATTTAAAGATACCTATTATGAGTGTAAAGAACGTATAAATTTTTTAGTTACGTTAAAATTTTTTAGTTAGTTCATCTAATAAAGTATGGTCTATCTTAGGACATATATTTAGTAATATCTCTTTGCTGATAAAAGAAATGTCAGGTTCTATTATTCTTGCTTTTTTAATCAACTCAGAATCATAGTTTAGTAATTTAGAACAAAATTCATAAGGCTTTTGATACTGAAGATTATCAATATTGTAATAAATTTTACGTTTACGTGTATAATACATAGAAAAATAGGTAGCCAGTCCTTCTTCTAAAATAGTAGTCTTTTTCTTTGGATTGGGACATAAGCAATGTATCGCTTCATGAGCTACCTGAAATATTGCCCTTTCCATATTGTTGCTGCAATCTTCGGTGACCTGTATTATGACATGATTACAATCGTTTGGATACCATATTTGTGGTTGTTTTATATTAGCTAACTCAATACCAAGTATTGTATATCTTTTATCTCGTTCACCAAATAGGGCTTCAGCTTCGTTAAGCATATCGCCTAAACGAGAAACAATTGTCCATGTATATCCATCATTTGATGGTAAAGGACCACAAGAGAAAATATTATTATCTATCATATGAAAAGAGATTCATATTTATAATTAATTTAGTTTCTGCTAAATTACAAAATAATTTAAAGGCGGCAAAAGAAAATAATAATTTTGTATATTAGCATGAAAATGAAAGAATATGAATCAGGAACAGGAAATAAAAGATATACAACGACGTTTAAAATCACTTGAGATAAGGTGGTGGCTGTTAATTATTTCTATATTACTGATTAGCATAGGATTGATACTAATGCGATTAAAGTACCTATAATGCCGGCAATGGCTCCTGCTATCTCTAATTTTTCTTTTGTAGTGTATCTTTTTAAATGGCCTTTAGTAGTATAAAATTTCTCTCCTTTATCTGTCATTTGTATCCAATATTGATCATTTCCTAAATAACAGATATAACCTGCTTGAATTAGGATAGGGATTATTTGTTCTATTTCGATCTCTGAATACCCCAGACTTTGGAGGTGATAGTAATAATCATCGGTGAAAGTACTAACAGATTTTTTTGATTTTAAGTAGGATAGTAAAGATTGAGTTATCTCTTTTTGCGATATGGTCATATTATAAATAATCAATTCCTTATGTCGTGTGCCAACCGGAACCACCCGGCCATCCGGTTTTACGGATGCACGACATAAGGAATTGACAGCTTTTGGTTTATTTTGGCAGGGGCTAAAGTACAAAATAATCTGAAATATGAAAGAGAAATCTATGGAATACATACCATGTTTATGGTATTTTTAATGTGAATCTTAAAAAAAATAATGAAATATGTTCTTTTTTTATGGGAAAGCAATAGTTTTGCGAAACAGTGATTTTTTATTTTATTTTTTAATTAAACCTTTTAGATTATGAAAAAGAATTTATTACTCGTTTCGCTTTGGGGAATCTTATCCTGTTTTATGTTATCATCTTGCAATAATGAGAATGAAGAAAGTATGAGTTTACCTGATTCTCAAGCGTACATCACAAAGATGAATGTCACAAATGCAGCAAATACACGCAGTACTTATAATTGTAATGAGGTACAGAATGTAAGTTTTGAGGATTTTATATCTGGAAAATCCTATGACTTTAATTTTCTGGTCTATTCTGACAATACGTATGGAATAGATATCGACAAAGACGGAACCGTTGATGTGACGGTAACTGTGAAAGGTAATGAAATTACCGCTACTTCGAAAAATAACGAGTCTGAGACGGTGGTTGTTGGGCAAGAAGACAGCGAACGCTACACAACGTATACGTTAAACGCTCCACAAACCAGAGTTACATATAGGCATATATCATGGTTTTCATGTGTGAAACGCCTGACTCTTAATGAAGACGTAGCAATGGGATCAGGTCTTGCAAGTATGTTCCGTAAGTATGCGTTTGGTTATGTCGCTGGAGCTGCTGCCGTTATATGCTTGAACGATAGCAACAGATGGGACGTTAGTTAAGGTCTAAGAAGGAATTTGATATGACGAAAGATAGAAAAATATTAATTCTCAAAATATGCTTAATACCAATCGTCTACTTTGTAATCAGGGGGTTGTTCAAATTAGGCATTGTGCAGAAATACGATGATTTCTTTTTGTTATTGTGTGTAGCTTTGCCGTTCATATACGACATATGGGCTAAACGGAAAAAATATTTTAAATAATATGTAAGAGAGTAGGGGTATCAATGCTGATACCCCTACTTGTTTATTAAAAGCCGGCTACTTCATAATACTTGAAAAAGTAGTATAGAGCCACTTTGTGCCATTTGGTCAATTCCTTGTCTCCGGAAAGGATGGAAGAAACGGTACATTTGTCAATTCCGGTGTAGTTGCTCAAATGTTTATTCTTTAATCCAAGCCGTTCCATCCGTTATCGGTATTGGAAATACAAAAAGAGAGGGAGTATCGGCTTCCCTCTCTCGGTTGTGTTAATGTCATTTGATGTTTAATATGGTTTCCGATAGCTTATTTTTTATATCATTAAGTGCAAACTTGAATAGTTCTAATTCATCATCGGTAAAAGCACTGGGTTTTCCGTTGACGATGTTTCCGTTAATGCGTTGAGCTAACCAGCTCCTATCTTTTTGGAAATAGTGTTGAGCAATATATGATAAGGAAATAACGTCTCCTAAATCTCCGATCTGATTACGTACATCAATATCAGTACGTCTAATTCGCTCTCTCCGGCTTTTCATCTCTTCACGGAGGATTCTTCCTGCTTCACTACGTTCTTCAAGTGGGATGGATGCAGTCAGCTCTTTCCATATGTTATCAAATTTGATAGCACCTTCTTTGGTACGTAAGAGGTGGAATTGATCTACAAGGCCTCTAATCTTATTTTCCGTCTGCTTATCCATAATGTAATATTATTAATGTAATCTGTAATAAAGAAGATGTTGATAAGGTTGATGGTAGGGATTCATAATGAATCCCTACCTTTTTCATTCTTCGTTGAAGCTCTCGGCAATCATTGTAATGGTGCTGTAGAGTTCATCGTAGAATTCCGATTCGGAATAAAGAATTCCATCTTCAAGAATTTCTTCTTCGTATCGGATGAGGAACCTCAAATGATCAAGCATTTCCTCACGGTCATTTAGACCTTCAACCTTATCAAACATCTCTGTGTCATTAACACACTGCAAATATAATAACGATTTGTTTATTGTGCAAATAAACAAACCGTTATTTTTTATGCGAGAGTGTTTTTTTATTTGTTCTGCATATTTTCATTCAGTTCTTGTTGTTTTCTCAGAGATTCATCCATCGTATACAGGGCATCGATCAGGAATCCTTTTTTTATTTCGGGCTTTTTGGTCATGTCTGACTGTGCGAGGGAGTCTAAAAGACGCATTTGCGAATCAAAGACGCGACCATTACTCTTTCCGTTTCCGGAAAAGATACGGGGAA containing:
- a CDS encoding DUF5053 domain-containing protein, with the protein product MDKQTENKIRGLVDQFHLLRTKEGAIKFDNIWKELTASIPLEERSEAGRILREEMKSRRERIRRTDIDVRNQIGDLGDVISLSYIAQHYFQKDRSWLAQRINGNIVNGKPSAFTDDELELFKFALNDIKNKLSETILNIK